From the genome of Geoglobus ahangari, one region includes:
- a CDS encoding LLM class oxidoreductase, with product MTSGSSLRIGRVSVNINGDFEDDVLIEKAKRVEGRVDTVWVGESDFFRSPFHVARLILENTNLNVGFGILRAGGCERALQSLKELLGYEGRVFVGIAAGDGGRISHALECIRLLKEKLPFPVLGGGTGRRSIDRLSRVADGMLLNHVSPQHVRWAVGMSSSRFNAAYGPALILPSEFEQDLLLAAVLVMGSSVGFLREMGYLSVYDELKRIDLMSLIERRQKGEDLSDVQDYRLLMRYKSFLLDRFTLSGDLQTVADKIAELLKVCDHVVLGDPFFRDENFHRKLADLLKELKKRI from the coding sequence ATGACATCAGGAAGCTCGTTGAGGATTGGTAGGGTAAGCGTCAACATAAACGGGGACTTTGAGGACGACGTCCTGATCGAGAAGGCGAAGAGGGTTGAGGGGCGCGTGGACACGGTATGGGTGGGGGAGTCGGACTTCTTCAGGAGCCCGTTCCATGTGGCAAGGCTGATCCTCGAGAACACGAACCTAAACGTGGGGTTCGGCATTCTCAGGGCTGGAGGGTGTGAAAGGGCTCTTCAAAGCCTGAAGGAGCTTTTGGGCTATGAGGGCAGGGTTTTCGTTGGAATAGCTGCAGGGGATGGGGGGAGAATCTCACACGCCCTTGAGTGCATAAGGCTGCTGAAGGAGAAGCTCCCGTTTCCCGTTCTCGGAGGCGGAACTGGAAGGAGGAGCATTGACAGGCTCTCAAGGGTTGCAGACGGGATGCTGCTCAACCACGTCTCCCCGCAACACGTCAGGTGGGCGGTTGGGATGAGTTCTTCAAGATTCAACGCAGCCTACGGGCCCGCGTTAATCCTGCCCTCAGAGTTCGAGCAGGATCTCCTGCTTGCAGCTGTACTTGTTATGGGGAGCAGCGTGGGCTTCCTCAGAGAGATGGGCTACCTGAGCGTTTACGATGAGCTGAAGAGAATAGACCTCATGTCGCTCATAGAGCGCAGGCAGAAGGGCGAGGATCTGAGCGACGTTCAGGACTACAGGCTGCTGATGAGGTACAAAAGCTTTCTGCTCGACAGGTTCACGCTCTCGGGAGACCTGCAGACCGTGGCCGATAAAATCGCAGAACTCTTAAAAGTCTGCGACCACGTGGTTCTCGGGGATCCGTTCTTCAGGGACGAGAATTTCCACAGAAAGCTTGCAGATCTTTTGAAAGAGTTAAAGAAAAGAATTTAG
- the thsB gene encoding thermosome subunit beta, which translates to MAVLQGQPVLILKEGTQRTVGRDAQRLNIMAARVIAEAVRTTLGPRGMDKMLVDSLGDVVITNDGVTILKEMDIEHPAAKMVVEVAKTQENEVGDGTTTAVVIAGELLRKAEELLDNEIHPTIIAKGYRLAAEKAMEVLDEIAISVDVNDEETLRKIAATAITGKHAEYAIEHLSKIVVDAVKRVAEQENGTWTVDIDNIKIEKRQGGGVEDTELVDGIVIDKEVVHPGMPKKVKNAKIVVLKAALEVKETETDAEIRITDPEMLQKFIEQEEKMIKDMVDKIAETGANVVFCQKGIDDLAQYYLAKAGILAVRRVKQSDIEKIAKATGARIITDLRDLSSEDLGEAELVEEKKIGDEEMVFIRGCKNPKAVTILVRGGTEHIVDEVERSLTDSLKVTKAAIENGKVVAGGGAPEIELALRLKEWAPSLGGREQLAAEAFAAALEVIPRALAENAGLDPIDILVELRKAHEDGNVYAGVDVFSGKVVDMKEKGVLEPLRVKKQAISSATEVAIMILRIDDVIAAKGLEKDKDKGGEDFDSDSSSSDDE; encoded by the coding sequence ATGGCGGTGCTGCAGGGCCAGCCTGTCCTGATTCTGAAGGAGGGTACCCAGAGGACAGTTGGTAGGGACGCGCAGAGGCTCAACATAATGGCTGCGAGGGTTATTGCCGAGGCTGTGAGGACGACCCTCGGGCCGAGGGGAATGGACAAGATGCTGGTTGACAGCCTTGGCGATGTTGTGATAACGAACGATGGTGTAACAATCCTCAAGGAGATGGACATCGAGCACCCGGCTGCCAAGATGGTCGTGGAGGTCGCGAAGACCCAGGAGAACGAGGTTGGAGATGGAACCACCACGGCTGTTGTAATCGCCGGAGAGCTGCTGAGAAAGGCCGAGGAGCTGCTTGACAACGAGATTCACCCGACGATAATTGCCAAGGGTTACAGGCTTGCGGCCGAGAAGGCGATGGAGGTTCTCGATGAGATTGCGATAAGCGTTGACGTCAACGATGAGGAGACTCTCAGGAAGATTGCCGCTACCGCGATAACAGGAAAGCACGCCGAGTATGCGATTGAGCACCTGAGCAAGATAGTGGTCGATGCGGTAAAGAGGGTGGCGGAGCAGGAGAATGGAACCTGGACGGTCGACATCGACAACATAAAGATCGAGAAGAGGCAGGGCGGTGGAGTAGAGGACACCGAGCTTGTCGATGGCATAGTCATCGACAAGGAGGTCGTCCATCCGGGAATGCCCAAGAAGGTGAAGAACGCCAAGATCGTGGTGCTGAAGGCCGCCCTCGAGGTCAAGGAGACTGAGACTGACGCGGAGATCAGGATCACCGACCCTGAGATGCTCCAGAAGTTCATCGAGCAGGAGGAGAAGATGATCAAGGACATGGTCGACAAGATCGCTGAGACTGGAGCCAACGTGGTCTTCTGCCAGAAGGGAATTGATGACCTGGCCCAGTACTACCTCGCCAAGGCCGGAATACTCGCGGTCAGAAGGGTCAAGCAGAGCGACATCGAGAAGATCGCAAAGGCAACAGGAGCGAGGATAATCACCGACCTGAGGGATCTGAGCAGCGAGGACCTCGGTGAGGCTGAGCTGGTCGAGGAGAAGAAGATCGGCGACGAGGAGATGGTCTTCATCAGGGGCTGCAAGAACCCGAAGGCCGTGACGATCCTCGTTAGAGGAGGGACTGAGCACATAGTCGATGAGGTCGAGAGGAGCCTGACCGACTCCCTGAAGGTTACGAAGGCTGCGATCGAGAACGGCAAGGTTGTCGCCGGCGGTGGTGCTCCGGAGATCGAGCTTGCGCTTAGGCTGAAGGAGTGGGCACCGAGCCTTGGTGGCAGGGAGCAGCTCGCTGCAGAGGCTTTCGCTGCAGCGCTGGAGGTCATACCGAGGGCTCTGGCCGAGAACGCCGGACTTGACCCGATCGACATACTGGTGGAGCTCAGGAAGGCCCACGAGGACGGCAACGTCTACGCTGGCGTCGACGTGTTCAGCGGAAAGGTCGTGGACATGAAGGAGAAGGGTGTCCTCGAGCCGCTTAGGGTCAAGAAGCAGGCCATAAGCTCTGCAACAGAAGTGGCGATAATGATCCTGAGAATCGACGACGTCATCGCCGCCAAGGGACTCGAGAAGGACAAGGACAAGGGCGGAGAGGACTTCGACAGCGACTCCTCAAGCTCGGATGACGAATAA
- a CDS encoding (Fe-S)-binding protein, whose translation MHELRFNPDLCFSCQTFSCLTECSYLSYDFDGAREERLKLARGEYSRVLEECFTCYGCEEYCEHGNHPFYRIVELQERFGVKVADDTFLSHLLERYRADGEFRPREVGNKVVHICLFPQLRDAITGRLFEGYDVVRGRHLFCNLIYLHYGMISVIKERAAKTIENFRKLGVDEVVMYHDECYGFYTSFAEAYGIEVPFKAVHLFDHLYSRLKELEDGVEELGIKVAYQRPCSNRLSPETDRTLDRIFELIGVERVEREYDRRNALCCGASFEFKGDLETARRLQERNLRDMADSGASHVAFNCPMCYLTLGKKVREMGLTPIMVSELCKMAIGEEPFMMF comes from the coding sequence ATGCATGAGCTCCGCTTCAATCCCGACCTCTGCTTCAGCTGCCAGACCTTCTCCTGCCTGACGGAATGCAGCTATCTGAGCTACGATTTTGACGGTGCGAGGGAGGAGAGACTCAAACTTGCGAGGGGTGAGTACAGCAGGGTGCTCGAGGAGTGCTTCACGTGTTATGGCTGTGAGGAGTACTGCGAGCATGGCAACCATCCTTTCTACAGGATCGTTGAGCTGCAGGAGAGGTTTGGCGTGAAGGTGGCTGATGACACTTTTCTCTCCCACCTGCTTGAACGCTACCGTGCTGACGGAGAGTTCAGGCCGAGGGAGGTTGGAAATAAAGTTGTGCACATCTGCCTGTTCCCTCAGCTAAGGGACGCGATAACCGGGAGGCTCTTTGAGGGGTATGATGTCGTGAGGGGCAGGCACCTGTTCTGCAACCTGATCTACCTGCACTACGGCATGATCTCGGTGATAAAGGAGAGGGCAGCTAAGACGATCGAGAACTTCAGGAAGCTCGGGGTTGATGAGGTGGTGATGTACCACGACGAGTGCTACGGCTTCTACACCTCATTTGCAGAGGCCTACGGAATCGAGGTGCCGTTTAAAGCGGTGCACCTCTTCGACCACCTCTATTCCCGGCTTAAAGAGCTCGAGGATGGTGTTGAGGAGCTTGGTATAAAGGTCGCGTACCAGAGGCCGTGCAGCAACAGGCTCTCGCCGGAAACTGACAGAACTCTGGACAGGATTTTCGAGCTGATCGGCGTTGAGAGGGTGGAGAGGGAGTACGACCGAAGAAACGCCCTCTGCTGCGGCGCGTCATTCGAGTTCAAGGGGGACCTTGAGACCGCGAGAAGGCTGCAGGAGAGAAATCTGAGGGATATGGCAGATTCAGGAGCGAGCCACGTCGCCTTCAACTGCCCGATGTGCTACCTGACCCTCGGAAAGAAGGTCAGGGAGATGGGCCTGACGCCGATAATGGTCAGCGAGCTCTGCAAGATGGCGATAGGGGAGGAGCCGTTTATGATGTTTTAG
- a CDS encoding HFX_2341 family transcriptional regulator domain-containing protein, with protein sequence MRTIEVVHIIPLGFERSVVTEPIKVLGGVRAHVITIGKEHAEKYDLYEIQSFFEAAVTHDLKKMGLEVVISYADLFDFREALREISKAVRKEKERGSKVYINLSSHGRLVSIASALVGWYHGVRMYYVMADRYAENEEEIKKYGRSVCQKARVLEVPRVEMVRLSEEERFAISQLYLSERKYMKLEELAKEFCKRFPQDYRCEYKKEEVMTRESRQRVLTKLHRRVVSKLASRGLITHEKIGRNVILRLTEDGETLALLDGC encoded by the coding sequence ATGAGAACAATAGAAGTTGTCCACATCATACCCCTTGGATTCGAGAGGAGTGTCGTCACAGAGCCGATCAAAGTATTAGGTGGTGTGAGAGCGCACGTAATAACTATTGGAAAGGAACATGCAGAGAAATACGATCTGTATGAGATACAGTCTTTTTTCGAGGCTGCGGTCACACATGATCTGAAGAAAATGGGGCTGGAAGTTGTCATTAGCTATGCTGACCTCTTTGACTTTAGAGAGGCGCTCAGAGAAATTTCAAAAGCCGTAAGAAAAGAAAAGGAGAGGGGTAGTAAAGTCTACATAAACCTATCATCTCATGGAAGACTTGTTTCAATTGCATCGGCGCTTGTGGGGTGGTATCACGGAGTGAGGATGTATTACGTTATGGCCGACAGGTATGCAGAAAACGAAGAAGAGATAAAGAAGTACGGGAGGAGTGTGTGTCAAAAGGCGAGGGTGTTGGAAGTCCCAAGAGTAGAGATGGTAAGATTAAGTGAAGAGGAGAGGTTTGCAATTTCCCAACTGTATTTGAGTGAAAGAAAATACATGAAGCTCGAAGAGCTCGCAAAAGAGTTCTGTAAGCGATTCCCACAGGACTACAGGTGCGAGTACAAGAAGGAAGAAGTAATGACGCGTGAAAGCAGGCAGAGAGTTCTCACGAAATTGCACAGGAGAGTGGTATCTAAGCTCGCGTCAAGAGGACTCATAACTCATGAGAAAATCGGCAGAAATGTTATCTTGAGGCTAACAGAAGACGGAGAAACTCTGGCATTACTCGATGGATGTTAA
- a CDS encoding DUF4352 domain-containing protein has translation MMGRALVFLVLVGVIMAGCASEVSTKPAEVQKSVTTPTKEPKGSYGNPASIKETVVVKTLAGTFEVTILDYVRGEEAYEVIKRGNMFNPDPEDGYEYLLVKVRFKYASGRVSQFVSAYSFKAYVDGVGFSPSFVILPNDFPEFKDVDLMPGGETEGWITFLVPKGKDVLIAYEYMFEPVCFIKI, from the coding sequence ATGATGGGCCGTGCACTTGTCTTTTTGGTTTTGGTTGGAGTTATAATGGCTGGTTGCGCGTCGGAAGTTTCCACAAAACCGGCGGAGGTGCAGAAGAGCGTAACGACCCCCACAAAGGAGCCGAAGGGTAGTTATGGAAATCCAGCGTCTATAAAAGAAACAGTCGTCGTCAAAACTCTTGCAGGAACGTTTGAAGTTACGATTTTGGATTACGTGAGGGGAGAAGAAGCTTACGAGGTTATTAAGAGAGGCAACATGTTCAATCCAGATCCAGAGGATGGTTACGAGTACCTACTCGTGAAGGTGAGGTTCAAGTACGCTTCTGGCAGGGTTTCCCAGTTCGTCTCGGCTTACAGCTTTAAAGCTTACGTAGACGGGGTTGGATTTTCACCGAGCTTCGTAATTCTGCCCAATGACTTTCCTGAGTTCAAGGATGTTGACTTAATGCCGGGAGGCGAAACGGAGGGGTGGATAACCTTCCTTGTTCCAAAGGGTAAAGATGTTCTGATAGCCTACGAATATATGTTCGAGCCAGTGTGTTTTATCAAAATTTAA
- a CDS encoding N-glycosylase/DNA lyase, giving the protein MDRFLSSNLARWLWTSTPNEVSENFVQIWHGLAGTMRQDGEAKTITFAMKCLGIALLMAGESKFSFEKISIPVDYRVREFTKRIGVTFDGDGEVRKFWSHVLAELRKSVDVNMIHLDSLIWQIGVLEKHEIVEYFSRLGLKEVGEKLAEVVV; this is encoded by the coding sequence TTGGACAGGTTTCTGTCAAGTAACCTTGCAAGATGGCTTTGGACATCCACTCCCAATGAAGTTTCGGAGAACTTCGTCCAGATATGGCATGGGCTTGCAGGGACAATGAGGCAGGACGGCGAAGCGAAAACCATCACGTTCGCGATGAAATGCCTTGGAATAGCGCTTTTGATGGCAGGAGAGAGCAAATTCAGTTTCGAGAAAATCTCGATTCCTGTAGACTACAGGGTGAGAGAGTTCACAAAGAGGATTGGAGTGACATTTGATGGCGACGGCGAAGTCAGAAAATTCTGGAGCCATGTTTTGGCAGAACTCAGGAAAAGTGTGGATGTGAACATGATACACCTCGACTCTCTAATCTGGCAGATTGGGGTTTTGGAAAAACACGAGATTGTGGAGTATTTTTCGAGACTCGGTCTGAAAGAGGTTGGAGAAAAGCTTGCGGAGGTGGTAGTGTGA
- a CDS encoding DUF6884 domain-containing protein: MRLCIVPCGSFKIWDVKPDAGPTKAKDVYIGSFAKTCIEYAEKFYPNSYVILSAKYGFLFPDEIIPENYNVTFNDPKTNPVSVEELRKQAEEKGLMKYEEIVVVAGSKYVRVVKRVFAGKKILTPLRGLGGMGSMISAMKKAIAEGREL; the protein is encoded by the coding sequence GTGAGACTTTGCATCGTTCCGTGCGGGAGTTTCAAAATCTGGGATGTAAAACCTGATGCAGGTCCGACAAAAGCTAAGGATGTTTATATTGGCTCATTCGCGAAAACATGCATTGAATACGCTGAAAAATTCTATCCAAACTCGTACGTCATACTTTCAGCTAAATACGGATTTCTATTCCCCGATGAAATAATTCCGGAAAACTACAACGTGACGTTTAACGACCCGAAAACCAATCCAGTAAGTGTGGAAGAGTTGAGGAAGCAGGCTGAGGAAAAAGGACTGATGAAATACGAGGAAATAGTGGTGGTGGCTGGAAGCAAGTATGTTAGGGTGGTCAAAAGGGTTTTTGCCGGGAAGAAAATCTTGACACCACTTCGTGGACTTGGGGGGATGGGTTCCATGATTTCTGCCATGAAGAAAGCGATAGCCGAGGGGAGGGAGCTCTGA
- a CDS encoding transcriptional regulator, with amino-acid sequence MQGLLITNVIKILDKAGYVVTDLAETKPRCFDVVARKGETVLFLKVLYNIDSFKPEMAREMKIIAKTLKASPMVVGERYKMDYLDRGVVYTRYGIPVINTATFYDMIVEGEMPLIYSAPGGYYVRLDNEKIKRARESLGISAGELAKMLGVSRRTVMLYEEGVDTNVENAIKLEEILGECVVKEIDVLNFVSDEEVEEAENVRYGEKESEIISQLQYIGVDVIPVKHAPFDVISKPDEAPVLTGIKQVREIEKRVDLMGRISRIISTMAAYIVERKVKVQNDSVVIVMKDELSCVSNPKDFYNLLEEKRDNQAE; translated from the coding sequence ATGCAGGGACTGCTGATAACCAACGTCATCAAGATTCTGGACAAGGCCGGGTATGTCGTGACGGACTTAGCGGAGACCAAGCCGAGGTGCTTTGATGTTGTTGCGAGGAAAGGAGAGACCGTGCTATTCCTCAAGGTGCTCTACAACATAGACTCCTTCAAGCCAGAGATGGCGAGGGAGATGAAGATAATCGCCAAGACTCTCAAGGCGAGCCCGATGGTTGTCGGAGAGAGGTACAAGATGGACTACCTCGACAGGGGAGTGGTCTACACGAGGTACGGCATCCCCGTGATAAACACCGCCACGTTCTACGACATGATCGTCGAGGGAGAGATGCCCCTGATCTACTCCGCTCCGGGCGGGTATTACGTGAGGCTCGACAACGAGAAGATAAAGAGGGCGAGGGAGAGCCTCGGAATCTCCGCCGGTGAGCTGGCCAAGATGCTCGGTGTGTCGAGGAGGACCGTGATGCTCTACGAGGAGGGCGTGGACACCAACGTCGAGAACGCGATAAAGCTCGAGGAGATTCTCGGGGAGTGTGTGGTGAAGGAGATTGACGTTCTGAACTTCGTCAGCGACGAGGAGGTTGAGGAAGCGGAGAACGTGAGGTACGGGGAGAAGGAGAGCGAGATTATCTCCCAGCTCCAGTACATTGGGGTTGACGTCATCCCCGTGAAGCACGCACCCTTCGACGTGATCTCCAAGCCAGACGAGGCTCCGGTTCTCACGGGAATAAAGCAGGTGAGGGAGATAGAGAAGAGGGTCGACCTGATGGGAAGGATAAGCAGGATAATCTCCACCATGGCTGCTTACATAGTCGAGAGGAAGGTCAAGGTTCAGAACGACAGCGTCGTCATAGTCATGAAGGACGAGCTGAGCTGCGTTTCAAATCCGAAGGACTTCTACAATCTGCTGGAGGAGAAGAGGGACAATCAGGCTGAGTAG
- a CDS encoding branched-chain amino acid ABC transporter ATP-binding protein: MLETRGLYAGYKELHILFDVDFKAERNKITAVVGPNGSGKSTLLKSIFGFTTIYDGQVVLEDRDITKLPPHEKTRLGIAYLPQTDNVFTELTVRENLVIAGYILDESEYQDRLELALSVFPELRDKMDRKAGMLSGGERQFLGIATALIRKAKVLMLDEPTAMLSPKFASQIFERIVNLRDELKLTIVLVEQNVIKALEISDNAFMLISGKVAFSGTARELLEHEKFERFVVGYTL; this comes from the coding sequence GTGCTTGAGACGAGGGGGCTTTACGCTGGATACAAGGAGCTGCACATACTCTTCGACGTGGACTTTAAAGCGGAGAGGAACAAGATCACGGCAGTTGTCGGGCCAAACGGCAGCGGGAAGAGCACGCTGCTGAAATCCATTTTCGGTTTTACCACGATATACGACGGACAGGTCGTCCTCGAGGACAGGGACATCACCAAGCTCCCGCCCCATGAGAAGACGAGGCTCGGAATAGCCTACCTGCCGCAGACGGACAACGTCTTCACCGAGCTGACGGTCAGGGAGAATCTCGTCATAGCAGGCTATATACTCGACGAGAGCGAGTATCAGGACAGGCTGGAGCTTGCGCTGAGCGTGTTTCCAGAGCTCAGGGACAAGATGGACAGAAAGGCCGGGATGCTGAGCGGAGGAGAGAGGCAGTTCCTAGGCATAGCCACCGCGTTGATAAGGAAGGCCAAGGTTCTGATGCTTGACGAGCCCACGGCGATGCTCTCGCCGAAGTTTGCATCGCAGATATTCGAGAGGATAGTGAACCTGAGGGACGAGCTGAAGCTGACGATCGTTCTGGTGGAGCAGAACGTGATAAAGGCCCTCGAGATCAGCGACAACGCCTTCATGCTTATAAGCGGGAAGGTGGCTTTCAGCGGGACTGCAAGAGAGTTACTCGAGCACGAGAAGTTCGAGAGGTTCGTGGTCGGATACACCCTCTGA
- a CDS encoding ABC transporter ATP-binding protein, whose amino-acid sequence MILKTYNLSKFFEGLRALDGVSISVPRESLTLIIGPNGSGKSTFINTVTGFYKADGGRVEYEGKDITNLPPHKIFREGIVRTFQIPRPFKKLTVIENLLMPLDNPGEQIRNAIMKNWVDFESEAVEKAYEILEFLNIDHLTFEKSENLSGGQLRLLEIGKALMTDAKLIVMDEPLAGVAPALAHEILRKVKELCDAGKTFLIVEHRLDIILEYADKVYVMGNGKVIAEGGKEVIEKPEVVEVYLGA is encoded by the coding sequence ATGATTCTGAAAACCTACAACCTTTCCAAATTTTTTGAGGGTCTTCGAGCGCTTGACGGTGTCAGCATTTCTGTGCCCAGAGAGTCACTGACTCTTATTATCGGCCCCAACGGCAGCGGGAAGAGTACATTCATCAACACGGTCACGGGATTCTACAAGGCCGATGGAGGGAGAGTGGAGTACGAGGGGAAGGACATAACCAACCTGCCACCGCACAAAATATTCAGGGAGGGAATAGTCAGGACATTCCAGATACCGAGACCCTTCAAGAAGCTGACCGTCATAGAGAACCTGTTAATGCCCCTCGACAACCCCGGAGAGCAGATAAGGAACGCGATTATGAAGAACTGGGTTGACTTTGAGAGCGAAGCTGTTGAGAAGGCGTACGAGATACTGGAGTTCCTGAACATCGATCACCTAACGTTCGAGAAGTCAGAGAACCTGAGCGGCGGGCAGCTGAGGCTCCTCGAGATAGGCAAGGCCCTGATGACTGATGCGAAGCTCATAGTCATGGACGAGCCTCTCGCCGGCGTGGCACCGGCACTTGCACACGAGATCCTCAGGAAGGTCAAGGAGCTCTGCGACGCTGGAAAAACGTTTTTAATCGTCGAGCACAGGCTGGACATAATCCTTGAATACGCTGACAAGGTGTACGTGATGGGCAACGGAAAGGTGATCGCGGAGGGAGGAAAGGAGGTCATAGAAAAGCCAGAGGTCGTGGAGGTGTACCTTGGTGCTTGA
- a CDS encoding ABC transporter substrate-binding protein: MTLRSFVIALMVAGLLLIPAVSAEEIKIGVLVDLSGPLTTYGTDIKNTLSIAEEDINNYFASQGKDFTVKFYVEDTKVDPNVALQKVQSLYGQGIRLIIGPMGSGEVANIKDYVTSNKIIIVSPSSTALPSIIGFAKPEDKKFIFRFVGTDDLQSKAIASMLRDAGIKGVVITYIGNAWGKGLYEAIEPQLKEMGIEVAKVVEYPEQTPADFSPYIANLEDGVKQLADKYGYDKVGVVTFSYEEVYTMIAQTPEDSPLLNVIWFGCDGNALSGKITNALDKVERVGTYSTLFESKGPAYDELKKKYEEKGFGDAPYQYAMNAYDAAWVLALAYAEVVEEKGSYDADAMAEKIPVVTEKYSNGDYGVEPVSGKIVLNEWNDRASGDYAIYYVSDKGKWETAGIWKFATQSVEWYHKPVPPKPVTTETKEEAKETATPAKEETKEEAKGTPGFEVVLALAGVALAVGLRRRA, from the coding sequence ATGACCTTGAGAAGCTTTGTCATAGCTCTGATGGTCGCAGGGCTGCTGCTGATCCCGGCAGTCTCTGCGGAGGAGATAAAAATCGGAGTTCTTGTGGATCTATCCGGACCACTGACGACATACGGGACAGACATAAAGAATACCCTGAGCATCGCAGAGGAGGACATCAACAACTACTTCGCCAGCCAGGGCAAGGACTTCACGGTAAAGTTCTACGTTGAGGACACGAAGGTTGACCCAAACGTCGCGCTGCAGAAGGTTCAGTCCCTCTACGGTCAGGGGATCAGGCTCATTATCGGCCCAATGGGTAGTGGTGAGGTCGCCAACATTAAGGACTACGTGACTTCCAACAAGATAATAATTGTCTCGCCATCCTCAACCGCCCTGCCGTCAATCATCGGTTTTGCCAAGCCCGAGGACAAGAAGTTCATATTCAGGTTTGTCGGAACCGACGACCTGCAGAGCAAGGCGATTGCCAGCATGCTCAGAGATGCGGGCATCAAGGGCGTCGTGATCACGTACATCGGAAACGCGTGGGGCAAGGGGCTTTACGAGGCAATAGAGCCGCAGCTCAAGGAGATGGGCATCGAGGTCGCCAAGGTCGTTGAGTACCCCGAGCAGACCCCGGCAGACTTCTCACCGTACATAGCCAACCTTGAGGACGGTGTCAAGCAGCTCGCAGACAAGTACGGCTACGACAAGGTTGGAGTTGTGACGTTCTCCTACGAGGAAGTCTACACGATGATTGCCCAGACGCCAGAGGACTCACCGCTCCTGAACGTGATCTGGTTCGGATGTGACGGAAACGCGCTGAGCGGGAAGATAACCAACGCCCTCGACAAGGTGGAGAGGGTTGGCACCTACTCGACCCTCTTCGAGTCAAAGGGTCCGGCATACGACGAGCTGAAGAAGAAGTATGAGGAGAAGGGATTCGGTGATGCACCGTACCAGTACGCGATGAATGCTTACGATGCTGCATGGGTCCTCGCTTTGGCTTATGCAGAGGTTGTCGAGGAGAAGGGCAGCTATGATGCCGACGCAATGGCGGAGAAGATTCCTGTCGTGACCGAGAAGTACAGCAACGGTGACTACGGAGTCGAGCCAGTCAGCGGAAAGATCGTGCTGAACGAGTGGAATGACAGAGCGAGCGGTGACTATGCCATCTACTACGTGAGCGACAAGGGCAAGTGGGAGACCGCTGGTATCTGGAAGTTCGCAACCCAGAGCGTGGAGTGGTACCACAAGCCCGTGCCACCGAAGCCCGTGACCACTGAGACGAAGGAGGAGGCCAAGGAGACTGCAACGCCAGCCAAGGAGGAGACCAAAGAGGAGGCAAAGGGAACGCCCGGGTTTGAGGTAGTGCTTGCCCTTGCGGGAGTGGCGCTTGCAGTTGGTCTGAGAAGAAGAGCATGA
- a CDS encoding branched-chain amino acid ABC transporter permease encodes MGVLEGAVTYANLLTLLALGLTLTYITTSVPNFAQGSFAVFSSYLAYFIYKIFNATPYLSVPFAVLFGGLIGVVTYVAVLRPLIKREASILILMIATLAWDLILLGLIGIFSETMSKLLGTYASKFIFPYYLDYKLFGIQGIFFSSTLAIIVSLAILLFLLYRTKFGIAMRAAMENPSLAEIMGVNVETTRLFSWFLSGAFAGLAGALLPFKQEIVQATGQIIIVSIFAASIVGGLSTLYGAIVGGYLVGLSESLVTFWLSKFFGTSILVYSKAISLAILIVTLLVIPQGLATINWRRYIWRSKP; translated from the coding sequence ATGGGTGTGCTGGAAGGGGCTGTAACATACGCTAATCTGCTAACTCTGCTCGCTCTCGGGCTTACGCTCACGTACATCACGACTTCTGTCCCCAATTTCGCTCAGGGGAGTTTTGCTGTGTTTTCATCTTATCTCGCGTACTTCATATACAAAATTTTTAACGCCACACCTTATCTCTCCGTTCCCTTCGCCGTTCTGTTTGGCGGGCTGATTGGAGTGGTCACGTATGTTGCGGTCCTCAGGCCCCTGATAAAGAGGGAGGCGTCGATTCTGATCCTCATGATCGCCACCCTCGCCTGGGATCTCATCCTGCTCGGCCTCATCGGAATATTCTCCGAGACGATGTCCAAGCTTCTCGGCACATATGCCTCGAAGTTCATCTTCCCCTACTACCTCGACTACAAGCTCTTCGGAATTCAGGGCATCTTCTTCTCCTCAACCCTTGCGATCATTGTATCCCTCGCGATCCTGCTCTTCCTGCTTTACAGAACGAAGTTCGGCATCGCCATGAGGGCGGCGATGGAAAACCCGTCCCTCGCTGAGATCATGGGTGTGAACGTTGAGACGACAAGGCTCTTCTCGTGGTTCCTTTCCGGTGCGTTTGCAGGCCTTGCAGGTGCGCTGCTGCCGTTCAAGCAGGAGATCGTTCAGGCGACCGGGCAGATAATCATAGTCTCGATATTTGCCGCGAGCATTGTTGGCGGGCTCTCCACCCTGTACGGGGCGATAGTCGGAGGCTACCTTGTTGGCCTCTCCGAGAGCCTCGTGACGTTCTGGCTGAGCAAGTTCTTCGGCACGTCCATTCTCGTCTACAGCAAGGCGATCTCCCTCGCGATCCTGATCGTGACCCTGCTCGTCATACCTCAGGGCCTCGCTACAATTAACTGGAGGAGGTACATATGGCGCTCGAAACCCTGA